From one Lotus japonicus ecotype B-129 chromosome 3, LjGifu_v1.2 genomic stretch:
- the LOC130746087 gene encoding uncharacterized protein LOC130746087 has product MNKDNHRYLKLFWGTSNQHKFKKPKATTKTVTTTVIVVFCLAATFCALAAWISSPFAGACIPNQNLPATHLAKPQESQEFSLRCTKSKNNKETKQTCPRDNYPTSHSPSNPQNLTCPSYFRWIHEDLKPWKEKGGITRQMLEGVRRTAHFRLVIVDGKVYVEKFRQSIQTRDVFTLWGILQLLRVYPGKLPDLELMFDCDDRPVIHLANFQGPKAAPPPLFRYCSDQGSLDIVFPDWSFWGWAETNIRPWREVLKDIKEGNKRTKWEDRVPYAYWKGNPHVARTRQNLLKCNVTPQNDWNTRLYIQDWSQESNQGYKKSNVADQCTHRYKIYIEGWAWSVSEKYIMACNSMSLYVKSSYHDFFIRGMKPLQHYWPIRDNSKCTSLKYAVEWGNNHTDKAQAIGEAASRFIQEDLDMDHVYDYMFHLLNEYAKLLKFKPTVPPGAVEFCPETLACAVNGTQRRFMEESMVKFPSHSNPCTIPPPYDPSTFQSFQEEKANATRQVEIWEDKYWLKKN; this is encoded by the exons ATGAACAAGGACAACCACAGATATCTCAAACTCTTCTGGGGAACTTCTAATCAACACAAGTTTAAGAAGCCAAAAGCTACAACAAAAACAGTTACTACCACCGTGATTGTGGTGTTTTGCTTAGCAGCAACTTTCTGTGCTTTAGCAGCCTGGATTTCC TCCCCATTTGCAGGTGCTTGCATTCCAAACCAGAACCTCCCAGCCACTCACCTAGCCAAACCCCAAGAATCACAAGAGTTTTCTCTTAGATGCACCAAAAGTAAGAACAACAAAGAGACAAAACAAACCTGCCCAAGAGACAACTACCCCACCTCACATAGCCCTAGCAATCCACAGAACCTGACATGTCCCTCATACTTCAGATGGATCCATGAAGATCTAAAACCATGGAAAGAGAAAGGAGGGATCACAAGGCAGATGTTGGAAGGTGTAAGAAGGACAGCACACTTCAGGCTTGTGATTGTGGATGGGAAAGTGTATGTGGAGAAGTTTAGACAGTCTATTCAGACAAGAGATGTGTTTACATTGTGGGGAATTTTGCAGCTTCTGAGAGTGTACCCTGGAAAGTTGCCTGATTTGGAGCTCATGTTTGATTGTGATGACAGGCCTGTCATTCACTTGGCCAATTTTCAAGGCCCAAAAGCTGCCCCACCACCATTGTTTAGATATTGTTCTGATCAGGGGAGCTTGGATATTGTTTTCCCTGATTGGTCCTTTTGGGGATG GGCTGAGACAAATATAAGGCCATGGAGAGAGGTCCTGAAAGATATCAAAGAAGGAAACAAGAGGACCAAGTGGGAGGACAGAGTACCCTACGCTTATTGGAAGGGAAACCCTCATGTGGCTCGTACTAGGCAAAACCTTCTGAAATGCAATGTTACTCCACAAAATGACTGGAACACTCGCCTATACATACAG GACTGGTCACAAGAATCTAATCAAGGGTACAAGAAATCCAACGTAGCGGACCAATGCACTCATAG GTATAAGATATACATAGAAGGATGGGCTTGGTCTGTTAGTGAGAAATACATTATGGCATGTAATTCTATGTCATTATATGTCAAGTCTAGCTACCATGACTTTTTCATCAGAGGCATGAAGCCATTACAGCACTATTGGCCCATAAGAGACAACAGCAAATGCACATCTCTTAAGTATGCAGTGGAATGGGGCAACAACCACACTGATAAG GCACAAGCAATAGGGGAGGCTGCTAGCAGATTCATACAAGAGGACTTAGACATGGATCATGTATACGACTACAtgtttcatctactgaatgAATATGCAAAGCTCTTAAAGTTCAAACCAACTGTCCCTCCAGGAGCTGTGGAGTTTTGTCCTGAAACATTGGCATGTGCTGTAAATGGTACACAGAGAAGGTTCATGGAGGAGTCAATGGTGAAGTTTCCTAGTCACTCAAATCCATGCACTATTCCTCCTCCATATGATCCTTCAACCTTCCAAAGCTTTCAAGAGGAAAAAGCTAATGCAACAAGACAGGTTGAAATTTGGGAAGATAAATACTGGCTTAAGAAAAATTAG